The following are from one region of the Gloeomargarita lithophora Alchichica-D10 genome:
- a CDS encoding NAD(P)-dependent alcohol dehydrogenase produces MRAIVCTEYGTPDVMQLKEVEKPTPKENEVLIKIYATTVTSADLRIRKADPFPVRFFYGFTRPKNNTILGSELAGEIEAVGKNVKQFKAGDSVFVGAGISLGANAEYICLPEESAVAIKPTNMTYEEAAAIPFGATTALFFLRDQGKIQSGQEVLIYGASGAVGMAAVQLAKFFGAQVTGVCSTGKLELVKSLGADNVIDYTKEDFTQSDKTYDIIFDTSGKSPFSGCLSSLKTNGRYLRAVHINPSPILRGLWTAITSSKKVIGGVAIERKEDLIFLKELIEAGRMKSVIDRCYPLEQTAEAHRYVEQGHKKGNVVITVEQNHQT; encoded by the coding sequence ATGAGAGCGATCGTATGTACAGAGTATGGAACTCCTGATGTTATGCAACTTAAGGAGGTCGAGAAACCTACTCCCAAAGAAAACGAAGTGCTGATTAAAATATATGCGACAACAGTAACTTCAGCAGACTTACGCATCCGAAAAGCTGACCCATTCCCGGTAAGATTTTTCTATGGTTTCACAAGACCTAAAAACAACACGATACTGGGGTCGGAATTAGCCGGAGAAATTGAAGCAGTTGGTAAAAATGTAAAACAATTCAAAGCCGGTGACTCGGTATTTGTCGGTGCCGGAATCAGTCTTGGTGCAAATGCCGAGTACATTTGTCTGCCTGAAGAAAGTGCAGTTGCGATAAAGCCTACCAATATGACCTATGAGGAAGCGGCTGCTATCCCTTTTGGGGCAACAACCGCACTGTTTTTCCTGAGAGACCAGGGAAAGATTCAGAGCGGACAGGAAGTTTTGATTTATGGGGCTTCTGGAGCAGTAGGTATGGCCGCCGTGCAACTTGCCAAGTTCTTTGGGGCACAAGTGACTGGGGTATGTAGCACAGGGAAGTTGGAACTGGTGAAGTCTCTGGGAGCTGACAACGTTATTGACTACACCAAAGAGGATTTTACTCAAAGCGATAAGACCTACGATATTATTTTTGACACAAGCGGCAAAAGTCCATTTTCAGGTTGTCTAAGCTCACTGAAAACCAATGGACGCTATCTCAGAGCGGTTCACATCAATCCATCTCCGATACTCCGAGGGCTGTGGACTGCAATTACAAGCAGTAAGAAAGTAATCGGTGGGGTAGCAATCGAGCGTAAAGAGGATTTGATTTTCCTCAAAGAGTTAATTGAGGCGGGGAGGATGAAGTCGGTCATAGACAGGTGTTATCCGTTGGAGCAGACTGCCGAGGCTCACAGGTATGTCGAACAAGGACACAAGAAAGGAAATGTAGTTATTACTGTGGAGCAAAACCACCAAACCTAA
- a CDS encoding DUF4394 domain-containing protein encodes MNVRQWLATMIGVAGLATAILNATAKSPMPGNLLGLTGDNHLVAFVPNSQQPRRIPIQGVEGRVIGIDVRPANGLLYALTNTDKIYTLDPRTGAGQLVSTLSMPFQGNVGTGMDFNPVPDRLRLVDRRGNNFRINVDTGMVTADQPLNYAPQDVHATMKPQVTAAAYTNAFPGPPATPHVTPPTRTTQLFNIDTNLDVLVLQNPPNDGTLTTIGSLGVNLEPAGEFDIFSPQPGVNLAYAVSGSMVYSIDLGSGAATRVGNLGSGMNLIGLTFLPTP; translated from the coding sequence ATGAACGTTCGGCAATGGCTGGCGACCATGATTGGGGTAGCGGGATTGGCAACGGCGATACTCAATGCAACGGCGAAATCCCCCATGCCTGGGAATTTATTGGGTTTGACCGGTGATAACCACTTGGTTGCGTTTGTCCCCAATAGCCAACAACCCCGGCGTATCCCCATTCAAGGGGTTGAGGGGCGGGTGATTGGGATCGATGTGCGTCCGGCCAATGGCTTGCTCTACGCCCTGACCAATACGGACAAAATCTATACCCTTGACCCCAGGACGGGTGCGGGGCAGTTGGTAAGTACATTATCCATGCCTTTTCAGGGTAATGTTGGCACCGGTATGGATTTCAATCCAGTTCCCGACCGACTGCGTTTGGTGGATCGCCGGGGCAATAATTTTCGGATCAACGTGGATACGGGGATGGTGACGGCGGATCAGCCCCTGAATTATGCCCCCCAGGATGTCCATGCCACCATGAAACCCCAGGTGACCGCCGCCGCCTATACCAATGCTTTTCCGGGGCCACCGGCCACCCCCCATGTCACCCCGCCCACCCGCACCACCCAACTGTTTAACATTGATACCAATTTGGATGTGCTGGTACTGCAAAATCCCCCCAACGATGGCACCTTGACCACTATTGGCTCCCTGGGGGTCAACCTGGAACCGGCGGGAGAGTTCGATATTTTTTCCCCGCAACCAGGGGTGAATTTGGCCTATGCGGTATCCGGGTCAATGGTTTACTCGATTGACCTGGGTTCCGGGGCGGCCACCCGGGTGGGGAATTTGGGGTCGGGAATGAATTTGATTGGATTAACCTTTCTGCCCACCCCCTAA